The following proteins are encoded in a genomic region of Blastocatellia bacterium:
- a CDS encoding cupin domain-containing protein, whose product MGAYTYISNLLEQIDIPSQGTLSRTVYADDSIKVVLFGFDAGQELSEHTAAVPAMLHFLQGDARLTLGNEPLEVSAGAWVH is encoded by the coding sequence ATGGGGGCGTATACGTACATTTCCAATTTGCTCGAGCAGATTGACATTCCCAGCCAGGGTACCTTGAGTCGCACGGTCTATGCCGACGATTCTATCAAGGTTGTCTTGTTTGGGTTTGATGCCGGGCAGGAACTTTCAGAACACACAGCAGCCGTGCCGGCCATGCTCCATTTCCTTCAGGGAGATGCTCGATTAACGTTGGGCAACGAGCCGCTAGAAGTTTCTGCTGGAGCTTGGGTGCACA